Proteins encoded within one genomic window of Sulfurovum sp. XGS-02:
- a CDS encoding DUF4389 domain-containing protein, producing MEEIETNEREKPGIARAVYILLYLIIGRFISMVLFVVAITQFIYTWLSGEPNEKILEFTEGLSEYAKQLVSYVGLNTDEKPWPFGDWPDV from the coding sequence ATGGAAGAGATCGAAACGAATGAGCGAGAAAAACCAGGGATCGCAAGGGCAGTCTATATACTTTTATATCTGATCATAGGCAGATTTATCTCTATGGTGCTTTTTGTGGTCGCTATTACCCAATTTATCTACACTTGGCTGTCAGGTGAGCCTAATGAGAAGATCTTAGAATTTACAGAAGGTTTGTCGGAGTACGCAAAACAGCTGGTCTCTTATGTAGGATTAAACACAGATGAAAAACCATGGCCATTTGGCGATTGGCCAGATGTTTAG
- a CDS encoding SDR family NAD(P)-dependent oxidoreductase, with protein sequence MKNILITGVSSGLGEALAIQYLENGDSVYAIGKTLPKKLDHYPHFFFFPYDLSETFMIQSTLKEFLQHRSFDMVILNAGLLGEITTLSKTDLMDAKAVMEVNVWANKELIDTLHAHAAHVNQIVGISSGAAVNGSKGWGAYALSKAALNMLLSVYAKELPEIHFTALAPGVIRTPMVEHIIEEVDDTLFPSAKRLKENPIQTPGEAAKNLIATFPKLLAYESGSFLDVRTM encoded by the coding sequence ATGAAAAACATTCTGATTACAGGTGTGAGTTCAGGACTTGGTGAAGCTTTGGCTATACAATATTTGGAAAATGGTGACAGTGTCTATGCGATAGGCAAAACCCTGCCAAAAAAACTTGACCATTATCCCCATTTTTTCTTTTTCCCGTATGATCTGAGTGAAACTTTCATGATCCAATCGACACTCAAAGAGTTTTTACAGCACCGCTCCTTTGACATGGTGATCCTCAATGCCGGGCTTTTAGGTGAGATCACGACACTTTCCAAGACAGACCTCATGGATGCCAAAGCGGTGATGGAGGTCAATGTCTGGGCGAACAAAGAACTCATAGACACCCTCCATGCACATGCAGCACATGTAAACCAGATCGTAGGCATCAGTTCAGGTGCGGCAGTGAACGGTTCCAAAGGCTGGGGAGCCTACGCACTCTCAAAAGCTGCGCTGAACATGCTACTGAGTGTCTATGCCAAAGAGTTGCCCGAGATCCATTTTACCGCGCTGGCACCCGGAGTCATCCGTACCCCTATGGTTGAGCATATCATAGAAGAGGTGGATGATACGCTCTTCCCATCAGCCAAAAGACTCAAAGAGAACCCTATCCAAACACCTGGGGAAGCCGCCAAGAACCTCATCGCTACATTTCCCAAACTTCTGGCCTATGAGAGCGGAAGTTTTTTAGATGTAAGGACGATGTAA
- a CDS encoding MATE family efflux transporter, whose amino-acid sequence MIRFFPKKHQKILKLALPAAVNSLLDMLQVITDLIMVGRLSAFAVAAVGLGLQSLMFLFAMLSLLHIGTSALLSRFVGAGQFRRASTGLSTLLQFALFLSLPVMGFWYFFASNVYVWFGTVHEVVRLGEEYVQTLTWMLPFVLAKLVFVTALNAAGDTKTPMQIKIASIALNVFLNYLLIFGNHGFPQLGVMGAAVGTVIVNILEMIVYMVLYLREKTPYIPAWHYSQSLLKRALKVGIPASFERSLTFGSFMLFTVIIAQFGTEVLAGYQIGLRVEGLAFMPGIGFTIAAMALMGQGLGAKKPEQSREDVILVLKYTVGFMFFLSFFMIFMPEKIVWLFTDDAQTIEEASLYLRIVGLSQIPLAYNFVLSGALRGAGDTKRTLKINLVSVWLVRIIPAFVLSWYFESILLVYIAMISDTFVKATWLWRTFDKGQWQKIKV is encoded by the coding sequence TTGATACGATTTTTTCCTAAAAAACACCAAAAGATACTCAAACTTGCACTCCCTGCAGCGGTGAATTCCCTGCTCGATATGCTTCAAGTGATCACAGACCTTATCATGGTGGGACGGCTTTCCGCTTTTGCCGTGGCAGCAGTAGGGCTTGGGCTGCAGTCACTGATGTTCTTGTTTGCAATGCTCTCTTTGCTTCACATAGGTACCTCTGCACTGCTTTCACGTTTTGTGGGTGCAGGGCAATTCAGGCGTGCTTCTACGGGGCTTTCAACGCTGCTTCAATTCGCTCTTTTCCTCTCTTTGCCTGTGATGGGATTCTGGTACTTTTTTGCATCCAATGTCTATGTATGGTTTGGCACCGTACACGAGGTTGTCAGATTAGGTGAGGAGTATGTACAAACATTGACATGGATGTTGCCGTTTGTCCTTGCCAAACTGGTCTTTGTTACGGCGCTCAATGCTGCGGGAGATACCAAAACACCGATGCAGATCAAGATAGCCTCCATTGCACTCAATGTATTTTTGAATTACCTGTTGATCTTCGGGAATCACGGATTTCCACAGCTGGGTGTGATGGGTGCAGCGGTAGGTACCGTGATCGTCAATATCTTGGAGATGATCGTCTATATGGTTCTCTACCTTAGAGAGAAAACCCCCTATATCCCTGCCTGGCACTACTCGCAATCTCTTTTAAAGCGTGCACTTAAAGTAGGTATCCCCGCTTCGTTTGAACGCTCTTTGACCTTTGGAAGCTTTATGCTCTTTACGGTGATCATCGCACAGTTTGGGACAGAAGTCTTGGCAGGGTACCAGATAGGGTTAAGGGTAGAAGGGTTGGCTTTTATGCCGGGTATCGGATTTACCATTGCCGCAATGGCGCTGATGGGACAGGGGTTAGGTGCAAAAAAACCTGAACAGTCCAGGGAGGATGTCATTCTCGTGCTCAAATACACGGTAGGCTTCATGTTCTTTCTTTCGTTCTTTATGATCTTTATGCCGGAGAAGATCGTGTGGCTCTTTACCGATGATGCACAGACCATTGAAGAAGCGAGTCTCTATCTGCGTATCGTCGGACTCTCACAGATCCCTTTGGCCTATAATTTTGTCCTCTCTGGTGCCCTGCGTGGTGCAGGGGATACCAAGCGGACATTGAAGATCAACCTTGTTTCTGTGTGGCTTGTGCGTATCATCCCTGCGTTTGTGTTGAGCTGGTATTTTGAGTCTATCTTGCTGGTCTATATCGCGATGATATCAGATACGTTTGTCAAAGCCACATGGCTCTGGAGGACCTTTGATAAAGGTCAGTGGCAAAAGATCAAAGTCTAA